In Colletotrichum destructivum chromosome 8, complete sequence, the following proteins share a genomic window:
- a CDS encoding Putative cyclic nucleotide-binding domain, F-box domain, rmlC-like jelly roll, with protein MRRNRSPTSPSYRALAHGAGAGAVPDSISLLRSFNVDTNPTRPMRPSPLTASTIRDMPLDLVDRIRSFPLFVSAPDEFLAAIGNHLRPQVHAAQDHILTEGDDARAMYWLVRGVVAVTSRDGEAIYAELKPGAFFGEIGVLMDVPRTATIVARTKCLLVVLKKEDLQAELPKFPDMERAIRHEAQERLNILKKKRQEGGHAIKPPSTLVNGAREPAPGEVSTGEMGTIREGAVVNSKKRKSPSPGAIEDPAAGSALGSGIVNVRRTLRELPLFSTLPPDILHQVGLSAQPKTYSPFTDIVQQGSAGNEIFFIVRGEAEVIHETQDTHEPFKKTARATYLRPRLKAGQYFGEVASLGLSEGRTATVRAITTVECLVIPGDALDTLWSRCPPDIKLQVEETARKRYKTSDEDIEMVDAAIPGPRTSKSDPPTPTTPKPLPHMTFTTPSKPASPTKDDGDNMEPKDPDPFLSVDMENMRNRRRNSLAPPTPQSDNSSPIALNGFRTHHVESTPLRFSIPQSPPDSEAPVKRARTLPRRPYPALVPALPDDMLVAVFRYLDIAELMRARLVSHHWRKLLTTHPRVCLDLDLSQHNRRVTDLAIRTVIGPFAGTRPETIDISNCFHITDDGFRSLWETCGRNVKRWRMRSVWDVSANQILDMAENAKGLEEIDWSNCRKVGDNLLARVVGWVVPEPPSPSKQVVVSSSTAKSKPQKAAATQQQAQQAAQHRAANIPKPGTIIGCPALKHLNLSYCKHITDRSMAHLAGHASNRLESLSLTRCTSITDAGFQSWVPYPFRNLSHLCLADCTYLTDNAIVSLVGAAKNLTHLDLSFCCALSDTATEVVALGLPQLRELRLAFCGSAVSDASLQCVALHLNELEGISVRGCVRVTGGGVETLLEGCGRLQWVDVSQCRNLEKWIRSGGVMRWGFDERGGNGMSPGQVPLPLPNPSPTTNHVGLGGRPLSFRRRTRKPVRFIVEKGAFGLR; from the coding sequence ATGAGGCGGAATCGCTCCCCGACTTCGCCCTCCTaccgcgccctcgcccatggtgcgggcgccggcgctgtGCCAGATtccatctccctcctcaGGTCCTTCAATGTCGACACGAACCCTACTCGGCCCATGCGGCCCTCTCCTCTGACCGCATCCACCATACGCGATATGCCACTCGACTTGGTCGACCGCATCAGAtccttccccctcttcgTGTCGGCACCCGATGAATTCCTGGCCGCAATTGGGAACCACCTTAGACCGCAGGTCCACGCCGCCCAGGATCATATTCTGACtgagggcgacgatgcccGCGCAATGTACTGGCTGGtgcgcggcgtcgtcgccgtcacgtCGCGCGATGGTGAAGCTATCTACGCCGAGCTTAAACCCGGTGCCTTTTTCGGAGAGATTGGCGTCTTGATGGACGTCCCCCGCACGGCGACTATTGTCGCCCGCACCAAGTGTTTGCTCGTCGTGCTCAAGAAAGAGGAcctccaggccgagcttCCCAAGTTCCCCGATATGGAGAGGGCCATTCGCCACGAGGCCCAAGAACGACTCAACAttctcaagaagaagcgccagGAAGGAGGTCACGCCATCAAGCCGCCCTCGACCCTAGTCAACGGCGCCAGAGAGCCCGCGCCTGGAGAGGTGTCCACGGGCGAGATGGGCACCATCAGAGAAGGAGCAGTCGTCAACTCAAAGAAGCGGAAATCCCCGAGCCCGGGCGCCATTGAGGACCCTGCCGCAGGTAGTGCTCTTGGCAGCGGCATCGTCAATGTACGGAGGACATTGAGGGAGCTGCCTCTGTTCTCGACGCTACCTCCAGATATCCTCCACCAGGTGGGGCTGAGTGCCCAGCCGAAAACGTACTCGCCCTTCACAGACATCGTCCAGCAGGGGTCGGCAGGCAACGAaatcttcttcatcgtccgcggcgaggccgaagtCATACACGAGACGCAGGACACTCATGAGCCGTTCAAAAAGACGGCCCGTGCAACTTATCTACGTCCGAGGCTCAAGGCCGGCCAATACTTTGGAGAGGTAGCCAGTCTCGGGCTGTCGGAAGGCCGGACGGCCACCGTGCGTGCGATCACCACGGTAGAATGTCTGGTGATACCCGGCGACGCGCTAGATACGCTGTGGAGCCGTTGTCCGCCAGACATCAAGTTACAAGTGGAGGAGACGGCACGCAAGAGGTATAAGACGTCGGACGAGGATATAGAAATGGTGGATGCGGCGATCCCGGGTCCGCGCACCAGCAAGTCGGACCCtccaacgccgacgacgcccaaGCCTCTGCCGCACATGACCTTTACGACCCCGTCGAAACCCGCTTCTCCCaccaaggacgacggcgacaacaTGGAGCCCAAGGATCCGGACCCCTTCCTGAGCGTCGATATGGAAAACATGCGCAACAGAAGACGCAATTCCTTGGCCCCGCCCACGCCGCAATCCGACAACTCGTCGCCGATCGCGCTGAACGGGTTCAGAACACACCATGTCGAGTCGACACCTCTCCGCTTCTCCATTCCCCAATCCCCTCCCGACTCGGAGGCGCCCGTCAAGCGAGCCCGAACGCTGCCGCGCCGGCCCTACCCAGCCCTGGTCCCCGCTCTTCCCGACGACATGCTGGTCGCCGTCTTCCGGTACTTGGACATTGCCGAGCTGATGCGGGCACGGCTTGTTTCTCATCACTGGCGCAAGCTGTTGACTACACATCCTCGAGTGTGCCTGGATCTAGACCTATCGCAGCACAACAGGAGAGTCACGGACCTGGCCATCAGGACGGTGATTGGCCCTTTCGCTGGCACACGTCCCGAGACCATTGACATCAGCAATTGTTTCCACATCACGGACGACGGCTTCCGTAGCCTGTGGGAGACGTGCGGGCGCAACGTCAAGCGGTGGCGCATGCGATCGGTGTGGGACGTGTCCGCGAACCAGATTCTGGACATGGCGGAGAACGCCAAAGGCCTCGAGGAGATCGACTGGAGCAACTGCCGCAAAGTTGGGGACAACCTTCTCGCGCGCGTTGTCGGGTGGGTGGTGCCCGAGCCTCCGTCGCCCAGCAAGCAAGTGGTGGTCTCCAGCTCGACTGCCAAGTCGAAGCCTCAGAAGGCCGCCGCGACGCAGCAGCAAGCGCAGCAGGCCGCTCAGCACCGGGCAGCCAACATCCCCAAGCCTGGCACCATCATTGGGTGTCCGGCCCTGAAGCACCTAAACTTGTCGTACTGCAAGCACATTACTGACAGGTCAATGGCGCATCTCGCGGGGCATGCGTCGAACCGCCTCGAATCGCTATCCCTGACGCGCTGCACATCCATCACGGACGCGGGCTTCCAGTCGTGGGTGCCTTACCCTTTTCGAAACCTGTCGCATCTGTGCCTGGCCGACTGCACCTACCTTACCGATAACGCCATTGTCTCTCTCGTTGGCGCGGCCAAGAACCTGACACACCTCGACTTGTCCTTCTGCTGCGCCCTTTCCGACACGGCAACGGAAGTAGTCGCGCTCGGTCTGCCGCAGCTGCGGGAGCTCCGTCTCGCCTTCTGTGGCAGCGCCGTCTCGGACGCGAGCCTGCAATGTGTGGCCTTGCACCTGAACGAACTCGAGGGCATCTCGGTCCGGGGCTGTGTTCGAGTcacaggcggcggcgtcgagaccCTGCTCGAGGGATGCGGTCGGCTGCAATGGGTCGACGTGAGCCAGTGCCGGAACCTCGAGAAGTGGATTAGGAGCGGAGGCGTCATGCGATGGGGTTTCGACGAGCGCGGTGGCAATGGTATGTCGCCCGGGCAGGTTCCTCTGCCGCTGCCCAACCCATCGCCCACGACGAACCACGTCGGCTTGGGCGGACGACCGCTGAGCTTCCGCCGGAGAACAAGAAAGCCTGTGCGGTTCATTGTGGAGAAGGGTGCTTTTGGCCTCCGGTGA
- a CDS encoding Putative Zinc finger, RING-type, IBR domain, Zinc finger, RING/FYVE/PHD-type, TRIAD translates to MAAVRGDTIMDEGTPYTITSPLQHCQPKSPQSTKSFKDKHLFQGMMRAEVLFGAGAEVAGMTLPTDFTAVRVRDPVGVVTFRYVMKRVMAFSAIKPGHHTVVALLNTLEGVRHLEIAVDDRHFARNFCSGFEALDEVNGSSYAPNIERIAVPSYVPRSPVSSRYMSATDSATVRLTWRKPTKEAVLVYRDEAKAQELSRQIFMGRPKTFGPHVRALVFDMTTGEFAVHLWVLPLHFSRKDITSRLPKELIPDKIICTEPRGYGLEGEAREMETIVRQMERIGPLASEPCREGVHDYRTAGYQARFVDEADARRAVKQFKNTITPFDRKEIINVELLFTTTFVFPAVWAGLYTLLAEKIRLVYPKVGLELREDAASRTLVLKAVGEDPKSMAGMRTAFEETLGLMNESLEAGVRTVEARFQEAYPTFRLREGEYLGELECPICMEEPTIPIRSNCGHVYCKECYVSLAQSAAGIGTNGAIKCFGDEGTCKKPFPIAELRAILPGKCFETLLASSMRSYVCSHSLELRFCPTPDCQQLYRPTLAGANVNAVARCPDCLVVVCTACHAPHDESVLCSEGQEEDDNAEIRKALGVKPCPQCRTPIERSGGCNHMECGACHTHICWVCMEHYRTSAECYGHMAEAHEGAFAGIAGMDVYGGLIEEDDLRDPAVQAVLAAWD, encoded by the coding sequence ATGGCTGCTGTTCGAGGCGACACGATCATGGACGAGGGCACCCCCTACACCATCACCTCTCCTCTCCAGCACTGCCAGCCGAAGTCTCCCCAATCTACCAAGAGCTTCAAGGACAAGCATCTCTTCCAAGGCATGATGAGGGCCGAAGTCCTTTTCGGAGCCGGCGCTGAAGTCGCCGGGATGACGCTCCCTACAGACTTCACAGCCGTCCGCGTGCGGGATCCCGTCGGAGTTGTCACGTTCAGATACGTCATGAAGCGCGTAATGGCATTCTCTGCCATCAAGCCCGGCCACCACACGGtggtcgccctcctcaacaccctcgagggcgtccgCCACTTGGAaatcgccgtcgacgaccgccACTTCGCCCGGAACTTTTGCAGCGGCTTCGAAGCGCTCGACGAAGTCAACGGTAGCAGCTACGCTCCCAACATCGAGAGGATCGCGGTCCCCTCCTACGTGCCCCGCAGTCCCGTCTCATCGCGTTACATGTCCGCCACAGACTCGGCCACCGTCCGCCTGACGTGGCGGAAGCCGACCAAGGAGGCGGTGCTCGTGTACCgggacgaggccaaggctcAGGAGCTCAGTCGCCAAATCTTCATGGGAAGGCCTAAGACCTTCGGGCCCCATGTGCGCGCCCTGGTGTTCGACATGACGACTGGGGAGTTCGCCGTCCATCTGTGGGTGCTGCCTCTGCACTTCTCCCGCAAGGACATCACCAGCCGTCTCCCCAAGGAACTCATTCCGGACAAGATCATCTGCACCGAGCCTCGCGGCTACGGGCTCGAGGGGGAGGCCAGGGAGATGGAGACAATCGTGCGTCAGATGGAGCGCATCGGGCCCCTCGCCTCGGAGCCCTGCCGCGAAGGCGTGCACGACTACCGAACGGCGGGCTACCAAGCACGTttcgtggacgaggcggacgcTCGGCGCGCCGTTAAGCAGTTCAAAAACACCATAACGCCCTTCGACCGCAAGGAGATCATCAACGTCGAGCTCCTCTTCACGACAACGTTCGTCTTCCCCGCCGTCTGGGCGGGCTTGTACACACTGCTGGCCGAAAAGATTCGCCTTGTTTACCCCaaggtcggcctcgagctcagGGAAGACGCCGCCTCGCGCACCCTGGTTTTGAAAGCCGTGGGCGAGGATCCCAAGAGCATGGCGGGGATGAGAACGGCCTTCGAGGAGACTCTAGGCCTCATGAACGAGTCCCTGGAGGCCGGGGTCCGAACGGTCGAGGCCCGCTTTCAAGAAGCTTACCCTACTTTTCGCCTGCGAGAAGGCGAGTACCTGGGCGAGCTCGAATGCCCCATTTGCATGGAGGAGCCGACAATCCCTATCCGGTCCAACTGCGGCCACGTCTACTGCAAGGAGTGCTATGTCTCCCTGGCACAGTCGGCGGCCGGCATCGGCACAAACGGGGCCATCAAGTgcttcggcgacgaggggaCATGCAAGAAGCCGTTCCCTATCGCCGAGCTCCGGGCCATACTCCCCGGGAAGTGCTTCGAAACCCTCctggcgtcgtccatgagGTCTTACGTCTGCTCCCACTCGCTCGAGCTCCGCTTCTGCCCGACGCCGGACTGCCAACAGCTCTACCGGCCGACGCTCGCGGGGGCCAACGTCAACGCGGTGGCCCGGTGCCCGGACTGCCTCGTGGTGGTGTGCACCGCCTGTCACGCTCCGCACGACGAGAGCGTCTTGTGCAGCGAAGGtcaggaggaggacgacaacgccgaAATCCGCAaggccctcggcgtcaagcCCTGCCCGCAGTGCAGGACGCCCATCGAGCGGTCCGGGGGCTGCAACCACATGGAGTGCGGGGCCTGCCACACCCACATCTGCTGGGTGTGCATGGAGCACTACCGGACCTCGGCCGAGTGCTACGGCCACATGGCAGAGGCCCACGAGGGAGCGTTCGCCGGCATCGCTGGAATGGACGTCTATGGTGGTCTGATTGAAGAGGATGATTTGAGAGACCCTGCCGTGCAGGCTGTGCTTGCCGCCTGGGATTAA
- a CDS encoding Putative pectate lyase PlyH/PlyE, pectin lyase/virulence factor: MQTKIFVSAMLASVATAQTLNIPTRSGSIVSLSAPSVISGSKDFANKEFDRGRACNTDDDTGSDSAVFILENGATLSNVIIGANQLEGVHCKGACTLKNVWFRDVCEDAISALGNGNVLIQGGGAQNAADKVVQHNGRGTVTIDGFTVVTAGKLYRGCGDCTNNGGPRNVIVKNVKAKNVKELVGINSNYGDVATISGTCGSSVPKVCQEYKGVNKGSGSSSKVSTTANCKGQTSLSAC, from the exons ATGCAGACCAAGATCTTCGTTTCCGCCATGCTGGCCTCCGTCGCCACGGCCCAGACCCTCAACATCCCCACCCGCAGCGGCTCCATCGTCTCTCTGTCCGCCCCCTCCGTCATCTCGGGATCCAAGGACTTCGCCAACAAGGAGTTTGACCGTGGCCGCGCCTGCaacaccgacgacgacacgggCAGTGACTCagccgtcttcatcctcgagAACGGCGCCACCCTGAGCaacgtcatcatcggcgccaaCCAGCTCGAGGGAGTCCACTGCAAGGGCGCCTGCACCCTGAAGAACGTCTGGTTCCGTGACGTCTGCGAGG ACGCCATCTCCGccctcggcaacggcaacgtcCTCATCCAGGGCGGTGGCGCCCAgaacgccgccgacaaggtcgtcCAGCACAACGGCCGCGGCACCGTCACCATTGACGGCTTCaccgtcgtcaccgccggAAAGCTGTAccgcggctgcggcgactGCACTAACAACGGCGGCCCCCGCAACGTCATCGTCAAGaacgtcaaggccaagaacgTCAAGGAGCTTGTCGGCATCAACTCCAACtacggcgacgtcgccacCATCTCCGGAACTTGCGGCTCCAGCGTCCCCAAGGTCTGCCAGGAGTACAAGGGCGTCAACAagggcagcggcagcagctccaAGGTCAGCACCACCGCCAACTGCAAGGGCCAGACCTCCCTCTCTGCCTGCTAA
- a CDS encoding Putative glycoside hydrolase, family 28, pectin lyase/virulence factor, with amino-acid sequence MHGACAVGVLCTLLTSVLGVAAQEEGGELVGRKTCIVAAGGSNTTDDAPAILDAFKKCGQHGRVVFEPKTYHISSALNVTWLDDVEIDLQGTLLWSTDIPYWLANSLDVGYQNQSTAFILGGNNVRVNGHGKGTFDGNGDYWYDWIRQQPNSSNYPGRPHAITLNGLRNSVVKGVNFLRSQMWTMSIIYSHNVVLDSILVNNTGNRFQSSNTDGADTIRSSGIKFNNWTVYSGDDSISLKANSTDISITNSKFYNGLGIALGSIGQYNDQFETIERLNVENCFFDNTLHAVYFKTWTDDQNGYPPNGGGGGLGFASDMSFKNLTVSGMRGAAFSISQCTRFRGAPGVGNCTNSQFQIRDVTVRGMTGTTKSARVASLQCSAVAPCTDIGLFDVDLRFLNGTAAASYLCGNAASPRGFECTGTPCVGGSATGEC; translated from the exons ATGCACGGTGCCTGCGCTGTCGGTGTTCTCTGCACTCTACTTACTTCGGTGTTGGGGGTGGCTGCACAGGAAGAGGGTGGAGAGCTCGTGGGACGGAAGACATGTATCGTCGCAGCCGGCGGGAGCAACACAACCGACGACGCGCCAGCTATTTTGGACGCATTTAAGAAATGCGGCCAGCATGGCAGAGTCGTGTTTGAGCCCAAGACATACCATATTAGCTCGGCCTTGAACGTGACTTGGCTGGACGACGTTGAAATTGACCTCCAGGGGACTCTATTG TGGAGCACCGACATCCCGTACTGGCTTGCCAACTCTTTGGACGTCGGATACCAGAACCAGTCTACCGCATTCATCCTTGGCGGGAACAACGTCCGCGTCAATGGCCATGGCAAAGGCACCTttgacggcaacggcgatTATTGGTATGACTGGATTCGACAACAGCCCAACTCGTCCAACTACCCTGGTCGCCCGCATGCCATCACACTCAACGGGCTGAGAAACTCCGTTGTCAAGGGGGTGAACTTCTTGAGAAGTCAAATGTG GACCATGTCCATCATCTACTCTCACAACGTGGTCCTTGACAGCATACTCGTCAACAACACTGGAAACCGCTTCCAAAGTT CCAACacggacggcgccgacacgATCCGGTCGTCAGGCATCAAGTTCAACAACTGGACCGTCTACAGCGGAGACGACAGCATCTCCCTCAAGGCCAATAGCACCGACATCAGCATCACCAACTCCAAGTTCTACAATGGGCTTGGCATCGCGCTCGGGAGCATCGGGCAGTACAACGACCAGTTCGAGACGATCGAGAGGCTGAACGTCGAGAACTGCTTTTTCGACAACACACTCCACGCC GTCTACTTCAAGACTTGGACCGATGATCAAAACGGCTACCCTCCGAacggtggtggcggcggtctcggct TCGCCTCAGATATGTCCTTCAAGAATCTCACCGTCTCAGGCATGCGTGGCGCCGctttctccatctcccagTGCACCCGCTTCCGCGGCGCCCCCGGCGTAGGTAACTGCACCAACTCGCAGTTCCAAATCCGTGATGTCACCGTCCGCGGCATGACGGGCACGACCAAGTCTGCCCGCGTAGCCAGCCTCCAATGCAGCGCCGTCGCACCCTGTACCGACATTGGGctcttcgacgtcgacctgcGCTTCTTGAACGGGACAGCCGCCGCGTCGTACTTGTGCGGCAACGCGGCAAGCCCGAGGGGCTTCGAGTGTACCGGCACGCCCTGTGTTGGAGGGAGCGCGACGGGGGAATGCTGA